One Mycoplasmopsis caviae DNA segment encodes these proteins:
- a CDS encoding RNA polymerase sigma factor: MSKSSEIKSFVSMIKKHTRSIKKKQITQEEVYEYLDSIKVEIDDESMDEVLAQLFEAGLIIDESDEGDLDDVSLDDFDSEIEESSRNKKEYTDEIEVKSIKSNIYDEDLEDDDDSYSLVSSYGDDDESQEYIIEDDYVDTSYDEDEEDEYYEEVEEKKKTKKSKSKNLDDTLELESYEDEEINLNDTKVIKDKDLTNKLTETNDIVKWYMRWIGKYGKLLTIEEEKKLAQEMEKGGFRGKRARDKLIKRNLRLVINNAKKYKNRGLSFIDLISEGNSGIVKAVSKYNVSKGFKFSTYATWWIRQAITRAVADQARTIRVPVHMVETINKITKIERELQQELGHEPTDEMIAERYGNGYDADKVRYIRKINIDPISLDKQIGKENDSSFSDFVKDESVVNPVDFASQEELVETLNSILEKSLDDEERILICKRYGVGIDENGNKYPIHSLEKLAEERGVSKERIRQIENKILRKLKSSTRKGRHLKDFIK; encoded by the coding sequence ATGAGTAAATCAAGTGAAATTAAATCATTTGTTTCAATGATTAAAAAGCACACAAGGAGTATAAAAAAGAAGCAAATTACCCAAGAAGAAGTTTATGAATACCTAGATTCAATTAAAGTTGAAATTGATGATGAATCAATGGACGAAGTTCTAGCTCAGTTATTTGAAGCAGGTTTAATTATAGATGAAAGTGACGAAGGTGATCTTGATGATGTTAGCCTTGATGATTTTGACTCTGAAATTGAAGAAAGTTCAAGAAACAAAAAAGAATATACAGATGAAATAGAAGTTAAAAGTATAAAAAGTAATATTTATGATGAAGACCTTGAAGATGATGACGATAGTTATAGTCTTGTAAGTTCATATGGCGATGATGATGAGAGCCAAGAATACATAATTGAAGATGATTATGTTGACACAAGTTATGATGAAGATGAAGAGGATGAATACTACGAAGAGGTAGAAGAAAAGAAAAAAACAAAGAAAAGTAAATCAAAAAACCTTGACGATACACTTGAGTTAGAAAGTTACGAAGATGAAGAAATTAACCTAAATGATACTAAAGTTATCAAAGATAAAGATCTTACAAATAAGCTTACCGAAACAAATGATATAGTTAAATGATACATGCGTTGAATTGGTAAATATGGAAAACTTTTGACAATTGAAGAAGAAAAGAAACTTGCTCAAGAAATGGAAAAAGGCGGTTTTAGAGGTAAACGTGCAAGAGATAAACTTATTAAGCGTAATCTTCGTTTAGTTATTAATAATGCTAAAAAATATAAAAATAGAGGACTAAGTTTTATAGACTTAATTTCAGAAGGTAACTCAGGTATAGTTAAGGCTGTTTCAAAATATAATGTATCAAAGGGCTTTAAATTCTCAACATATGCGACTTGATGAATTAGACAAGCGATTACTCGTGCTGTTGCTGACCAAGCTAGAACTATTAGAGTTCCAGTTCATATGGTAGAAACTATTAACAAAATTACAAAAATTGAACGTGAACTTCAACAAGAATTAGGACATGAACCTACTGATGAAATGATTGCAGAAAGATATGGTAATGGCTACGATGCAGATAAAGTTAGATACATTAGAAAAATTAACATTGATCCCATTTCGTTAGATAAACAAATCGGAAAAGAAAATGATTCTTCATTTAGCGACTTTGTCAAGGATGAAAGCGTGGTTAATCCGGTGGACTTTGCTTCACAAGAAGAATTGGTTGAAACACTTAATTCAATTCTTGAAAAATCACTTGACGATGAAGAAAGAATTTTAATCTGTAAGCGTTATGGAGTTGGCATTGATGAAAATGGAAATAAATATCCAATTCACTCTCTTGAAAAATTAGCTGAAGAAAGAGGTGTTTCAAAAGAAAGAATTCGCCAAATCGAGAATAAAATTTTAAGAAAACTTAAAAGTAGCACACGCAAGGGACGCCACTTGAAAGACTTTATTAAATAA
- a CDS encoding Nif3-like dinuclear metal center hexameric protein yields the protein MQIRKVTKFLLDKWPLGFKEEWDPSGFSLKFNLAEPLRGIVCAIDLTNEVLNKALEMNANLILTHHPFKFEETWKDEEASAPYKSAIYQICKEKRINVLAFHTNYDNQPCGTSYQIIKKLNLDKYKQNYINNYPNLVKFDTTFNDLVAKIKNAFGFNAMRTNFPKGLWNSQISKIAFLSGAGDIREINNIVKMNYDLIVTSDIKWSDWITYKETGTKILEIPHLDEQVFADDVYEILKQKFHDIPVELVHIDEPYWNI from the coding sequence ATGCAAATTAGAAAAGTGACAAAATTTCTATTAGATAAGTGACCTCTTGGTTTTAAAGAAGAATGAGACCCAAGCGGTTTTTCTTTAAAATTCAACCTTGCTGAACCATTAAGAGGTATAGTATGTGCAATAGATTTAACTAATGAAGTTTTAAACAAAGCACTAGAGATGAATGCTAATTTAATTCTAACTCACCACCCATTTAAATTTGAAGAAACTTGAAAAGACGAAGAAGCAAGTGCACCTTATAAAAGTGCTATTTATCAAATTTGCAAAGAAAAAAGAATTAACGTCTTAGCATTTCATACAAATTATGATAATCAACCTTGTGGCACATCATACCAGATAATTAAGAAATTAAATTTGGATAAATATAAACAAAACTATATTAACAACTATCCAAATTTAGTTAAATTTGATACTACTTTTAATGATTTAGTAGCAAAAATTAAGAATGCTTTTGGTTTTAATGCTATGAGAACAAATTTTCCAAAAGGACTATGAAACAGTCAAATTAGTAAAATTGCTTTTCTTTCTGGTGCGGGAGATATTAGAGAAATAAATAATATTGTTAAAATGAATTATGACTTAATTGTTACAAGTGATATCAAATGAAGTGATTGAATTACATATAAAGAAACAGGAACAAAAATTCTTGAAATACCACACCTTGATGAACAAGTGTTTGCTGATGATGTCTACGAAATTTTAAAACAAAAATTCCATGACATACCTGTTGAATTAGTGCATATTGATGAACCATATTGAAATATTTAA
- a CDS encoding HEAT repeat domain-containing protein, translated as MKPVENKKQWLSRGYIDGEDIAEFENKSKDELLKLLNHEYAWVRSSVAYNLSPMDEESVDALLKRLCIEDKLYTKIAICETLETGNIFTAKKMVEFLGKIGRNQISEIPKYVSLKKLYPTPRDIIAKSLAKMHPSILPILLETLKLGTSEQKLEVIDSIGSICFNKKELANEKLLNELIDIYDKNINNKIFVWKFIILLSAFNFEASKQILKTYLNSKDILAKEASRSLKLLEESDN; from the coding sequence ATGAAACCAGTTGAAAATAAAAAACAATGATTATCAAGAGGCTATATTGATGGTGAAGATATTGCTGAATTTGAAAATAAAAGTAAAGATGAACTTTTAAAATTATTAAATCATGAATATGCATGAGTACGCTCATCGGTTGCCTATAATCTATCGCCTATGGATGAAGAATCTGTTGATGCTCTGTTAAAGCGTCTATGTATCGAGGACAAACTTTATACAAAGATTGCAATTTGCGAAACTCTTGAGACAGGTAACATATTTACAGCTAAAAAAATGGTTGAATTTTTAGGAAAAATTGGAAGAAACCAAATTAGTGAAATACCTAAATATGTTAGCTTAAAAAAATTATATCCTACCCCACGGGATATAATTGCTAAATCACTAGCAAAAATGCACCCATCTATATTGCCAATATTGCTTGAAACTCTAAAATTAGGCACAAGTGAGCAAAAATTGGAAGTTATCGATTCAATTGGTTCAATATGCTTTAATAAAAAAGAATTAGCAAACGAAAAATTACTCAATGAATTAATTGACATTTATGATAAAAATATTAACAATAAAATTTTTGTTTGAAAATTCATAATTTTACTTTCTGCATTTAATTTTGAAGCAAGTAAGCAAATATTAAAAACATATTTAAATTCAAAAGACATTCTCGCTAAGGAAGCTTCGCGTTCTTTAAAATTATTAGAAGAATCAGATAATTAG